From Rhodococcus sp. B7740:
AACCCGCCGCTACCGGGTGCCAGATAGACCTGGTCGACGGCGTCACCGCCCCCATCGGCCTGAGCCAACGCAACCGGTAGTGCACCGGTCTCGAGCGGCAACCCACGGCCGGCGGACTCGACCAGTCGAGCAGACGGTCCGCCGTCCGCCACTGCGAGCGGCTCCCACGTCAGGCATCCCACAGGACGCTCACCGGTATCGACTATCTCGGGAGTGGTCGCCGGGAACGTCGACACCTCCAGTCCGGAGGAGGTTGTGGGTGCGTCCGCGAGCAGGTCGGGATTGACGGCTGCGATATCCGGACTGCCCTGCGAATCGGTGAATTTGATGAGCAGGGCCGCTGTTTCGTCGATCGCTTGGATTCCGTCCTCGAGTACCACGTAGTACTGGACGTCGCGCCCGGCGACCTTGACGACCGAACCGATCGTCCGCCCGTCGAACGGGAACGCGGGAGCCTCACCTGCTCGGGGAACGAACGGCGCTGCGATGGGTGGTGATTCGGGCACGGAGTTGAGCAGACCTGTACTGACCGGGGACGGTGTCGCGTCCTCGAGTCCGAGAGCGCGGACCACCGCCCTGTTGTTCAGGTCGACCGGCGATCTGGTGCCGTCGTGCACGAGATACGCAGTGCCGTTGGATGTCCAGAGGAACGCCTCGGACTCGGCGAGTGCAGCCGTGCTGTCACCGTAGCGAGGATCGCCCACCAGCACCGTCGTCGAGGTGACTCCTGCGATCGGGTCGACGGTGTCGCAGACGGTCCACGACTGCGCGTTGCCGTCGCCGTCGTGCGGCAGCGCAGACGGTGCACCGGGAATACCCACCAGTGCGCCGCGAGGTCGTGACGACAACTCGGATTCCTGGACCGTCGACGGATCGTCCGGCTTGCCGACGATCAATCGAGCCGATGCGAGATTGAGCACCGGATGGAACACGTCGTCCACTTTCACGAACATCGCGCCCGAGTCCTTGCCGACCACGATCGATGCGTCGCCGATCTTGTCCTGTGGCCGAAACAGTGCCAGGGCAGCGCATCCCGCCAAACCGATGCAGGCGATGACGACACCCACCAGCAGCGCTCGCGTTTGCGACCTCATCGGATCGTGCAGCATTCGAGCGTCGCGCCTGATCAACGCGTGTTCCATCCTGCGGACGAGGAAGCGGTAACCGCCGACCTGCCACTTCGTTGTCGGCGTCGACGCCACGATTCCTCCCCAGGACTGTGCAGACGACCCGATCCCCATTCGGGTCACGCGACACAGTACAGTTCGTCCGCACACCTCGGCGACCGTGTTGCGGTCGTCGATGGCTCTGTGACCTTCGGGGGGAGGGTTTCGATGAGGCGTACCGATTCGGCAGGGCGTAGGCGAGCCGCCGTTCCTTTCGTCGCACCCACGGTTCGGCGGGTGATCGTGGCCGAGACCGCGGCCGTGGCGATCGTTCTGCCGCTGTTCGCGGCGCAGATGCGGCCCTGGGCGGTGCTGCTCGTCGCTGCGGCGGTGGCGCTCGTTCCGTTCGTGGCGATCCGGCGCAGATCGGTCGTCGACTGGGTTCGGTCCATCTGGCGGCTCCTCGCCGATCGTTCCCCCGCTGTCGGCGTCACCACGGAACACACCGGCACCGCAGACGGCCCGGTCGGGGTCCAGTGGCAGCGCGACACCGTCACCTGCACCCTCGAGATCGTCCCGCCCCGGCACGCCACCACGGTCCTCGGCAGGGCGAGCGCCGCTACACAGCACGCACTTCCCGTCGATGCGTTGGCGTCGTGTCTGCGGCAGCACGACATCGAGGTCCGCGCGATCGACGTCGTCGCACTCGGCTGCCGCAGCTCGGCAGGTTCGGTCGCCACCGAGGTCTACGAGGGACTCATCGGTCCGCTGCCTGCGGTATCGGTGCGAACCGTCTGGGTAGCAGTGACTCTCGACTTGCGCGCGAATGCTCGGGCGATCGAGGTCAGAGGCGGAGGGAGAGCCGGAGCCGCCCGTACCGCTGTCGTTGCGACCACGCGGGTCCTTCGCGCTCTGCACGCCCACGGTCTGTCCTCGCGACTGTTGACGGGTTCCGAGCTTCGGTCGGCCGTGTTGCACCTGTGCCGAGGGGTCGGTATCGACGATCTGACCCAGACATGGTCGACAGCACCCCTGCCGGGTGCGTCGAGCACGGTGTTCGGAATCGATTGCAGCGCAATCACTGCCGAGGACATCGCCACCCTGTGGGCAACACCGTCACTCGGAACGACGATGTCGTTCCACCTGCAGCCGACCCGCGACACCGGGAAGGTGCGCGTGCGTGGGTCGTGCAGTTTCTCCGCCCGGACACCGATCACGAAGCCTCGTGTACACGCGTTGACCTCGATGAGCGCAAGTCAACGCGACGGCATCCTCGCACAGCTTCCGTTGGCCATACCCGTACCGAAGTCGTTGTCTCCCAGCCGAGTTCTCGATATCTCGTCGGTCGACGAGTTGTTGCTACCGGTGAGTGGCTGCGGCCAGCTGCTGGGATCCGACGCCGGCGGACACGGCGTCGCGGTCCGGCTGTTCGGACCGGGTCTGAGTCGGGTTCGGGTCGTCGGAGAGCTCTACCTCGCTCAGCAACTGCTCTTCCGCGCCATCGCCACCGGTGCCAGAGTCCTCGTCCGCACCGACCGCCCCCATGCCTGGCGAGCGCTCCTCGACGCCATCGGTGCTCCCGATCGACTACTGGTCGACGGCACCACGTTCCGTTCC
This genomic window contains:
- the eccB gene encoding type VII secretion protein EccB, whose translation is MGIGSSAQSWGGIVASTPTTKWQVGGYRFLVRRMEHALIRRDARMLHDPMRSQTRALLVGVVIACIGLAGCAALALFRPQDKIGDASIVVGKDSGAMFVKVDDVFHPVLNLASARLIVGKPDDPSTVQESELSSRPRGALVGIPGAPSALPHDGDGNAQSWTVCDTVDPIAGVTSTTVLVGDPRYGDSTAALAESEAFLWTSNGTAYLVHDGTRSPVDLNNRAVVRALGLEDATPSPVSTGLLNSVPESPPIAAPFVPRAGEAPAFPFDGRTIGSVVKVAGRDVQYYVVLEDGIQAIDETAALLIKFTDSQGSPDIAAVNPDLLADAPTTSSGLEVSTFPATTPEIVDTGERPVGCLTWEPLAVADGGPSARLVESAGRGLPLETGALPVALAQADGGGDAVDQVYLAPGSGGFVRSTGISTSSTRQGSVFFVADTGVRYGVDGPEAASALGFGPPAPAPWQILQLLGSGPTLGRGQALTMHDGVGPDPRAAALPTK
- the eccE gene encoding type VII secretion protein EccE, producing the protein MRRTDSAGRRRAAVPFVAPTVRRVIVAETAAVAIVLPLFAAQMRPWAVLLVAAAVALVPFVAIRRRSVVDWVRSIWRLLADRSPAVGVTTEHTGTADGPVGVQWQRDTVTCTLEIVPPRHATTVLGRASAATQHALPVDALASCLRQHDIEVRAIDVVALGCRSSAGSVATEVYEGLIGPLPAVSVRTVWVAVTLDLRANARAIEVRGGGRAGAARTAVVATTRVLRALHAHGLSSRLLTGSELRSAVLHLCRGVGIDDLTQTWSTAPLPGASSTVFGIDCSAITAEDIATLWATPSLGTTMSFHLQPTRDTGKVRVRGSCSFSARTPITKPRVHALTSMSASQRDGILAQLPLAIPVPKSLSPSRVLDISSVDELLLPVSGCGQLLGSDAGGHGVAVRLFGPGLSRVRVVGELYLAQQLLFRAIATGARVLVRTDRPHAWRALLDAIGAPDRLLVDGTTFRSRPSYDVILTDFADGSAPIAQQELSGVTVISLSEHVPRIGHTEQERSTPRPEPDLTIVQPHASGDRIRVRSGPLDVELTLVTIPQETAFIGRPRSLRPAVRA